In a single window of the Sulfurimonas sp. hsl 1-7 genome:
- a CDS encoding mechanosensitive ion channel domain-containing protein, which translates to MKKSLLFCSVLLLLQSVLVSADNVTVPTTNIQVQGEEVSENGMTLDKEQQILNYEQELKDLDSSISDANVWIKSYATYLAALRVKDDLDKIKQRIKWLSKNAKSAKERDELNGLIAKESILTSQIGQLKDEHYTPFSELITPPKIEEIPEINNPFDIFTGLSLIKTLNNNLDEYKKKKENLSELITILKKEVEIHQKLAEVGNQEYRDELKEIQLQLLRFERALDTMSSTLEVYQKRLDITAVNINKSVETQVYRLAKIGIAILIVFFIFFVLKLIVKKYITDNERFYMANKIITFTNFTIILLIVFFNYIENASYLVTILGFASAGIAIAMKDWFMSILGWLVIVFGGSIHVGDRIRVDMDGMQYVGDVLDISLLRITILEDVTLTSVMTNRRAGRIIFIPNNYVFTKMIANYTHNSLKTVWDGVKITITFDSNHKKAMYLVKEITKKYSKGYTDITRKQLNRLRQHYSLKNTNVEPRIYSFIADNGLEVEAWYLTNAYATLTLRSVISTEIVDAFNKEDDITIAYPTQKLHVDMRSAKPTALHENELV; encoded by the coding sequence ATGAAAAAAAGTTTATTGTTCTGTAGTGTATTATTACTATTACAAAGTGTATTAGTTAGTGCAGATAATGTGACTGTTCCAACAACCAATATTCAGGTACAAGGAGAAGAGGTCTCTGAGAATGGTATGACCCTTGATAAGGAACAACAAATCTTAAACTACGAGCAAGAACTTAAAGATTTGGACTCTTCAATCTCAGATGCCAATGTTTGGATCAAAAGTTATGCAACATATCTTGCAGCGCTTCGGGTAAAAGATGACTTGGATAAAATCAAACAGAGAATCAAATGGCTCTCTAAAAATGCAAAAAGTGCAAAAGAGAGAGATGAGCTTAACGGCCTTATTGCAAAAGAGAGTATCTTAACAAGTCAGATCGGACAACTCAAAGATGAACACTATACACCGTTTTCAGAGTTAATTACACCTCCGAAGATAGAAGAAATTCCTGAGATCAACAACCCGTTTGATATCTTTACGGGTTTATCGCTTATTAAAACACTCAATAATAACCTAGACGAGTATAAAAAGAAAAAAGAGAATCTCTCAGAACTTATTACAATTTTGAAAAAAGAGGTTGAAATTCATCAGAAACTTGCAGAGGTTGGTAACCAAGAGTATCGGGATGAACTAAAAGAGATTCAACTGCAGCTTTTACGATTTGAGCGAGCACTTGATACAATGAGCTCTACACTTGAAGTGTACCAAAAACGTTTAGATATTACGGCAGTTAATATCAATAAGTCTGTAGAGACTCAGGTATACAGACTTGCAAAAATCGGTATTGCTATTTTAATTGTCTTTTTTATCTTTTTTGTGTTGAAGTTAATCGTTAAAAAATATATCACTGACAATGAACGATTTTATATGGCAAATAAGATCATTACATTTACAAACTTTACGATTATTCTTTTGATCGTATTTTTTAACTATATTGAAAATGCTTCTTATCTTGTAACTATCCTAGGTTTTGCCTCAGCCGGTATCGCCATTGCGATGAAAGACTGGTTTATGAGTATCCTTGGATGGCTTGTGATCGTATTTGGAGGTAGTATCCACGTAGGCGACAGAATCCGTGTAGATATGGACGGGATGCAGTATGTCGGAGATGTACTTGATATTTCACTTTTGCGTATAACAATACTCGAAGATGTGACGTTAACATCTGTAATGACAAACAGACGTGCGGGAAGAATTATCTTCATTCCGAACAACTATGTATTTACAAAGATGATTGCAAACTATACGCACAACTCTTTAAAAACTGTTTGGGACGGAGTTAAAATCACTATCACTTTTGATTCAAACCATAAAAAAGCGATGTACCTGGTAAAAGAGATCACAAAGAAATACTCAAAAGGGTATACTGATATTACAAGAAAACAGTTAAACAGACTGCGTCAGCACTATAGTCTGAAAAACACGAATGTTGAACCGAGAATCTACTCTTTTATAGCAGATAACGGTTTAGAGGTAGAAGCTTGGTACTTAACAAATGCATATGCGACGTTAACGTTAAGAAGTGTGATCTCAACAGAGATAGTTGACGCTTTTAATAAAGAGGATGACATTACTATTGCATACCCAACACAAAAACTACATGTAGATATGAGAAGTGCTAAACCGACAGCTCTACATGAAAATGAGTTAGTATAA
- the mtaB gene encoding tRNA (N(6)-L-threonylcarbamoyladenosine(37)-C(2))-methylthiotransferase MtaB, giving the protein MKKVYFKTFGCRTNLYDSQVMMSALKEYEITENESEADMIVINSCTVTNGADTHVRSYISQVEKSGSGAKLFLTGCGAHTKGESLLKENRIHGVFGQSEKQKIDFLLNQEQPFYEKGDLNHIDDAVVGEFVGKSRAFIKIQEGCNFRCSYCIIPYVRGDARSMDEERIIEQVSKLALNGFGEFILTGTNLGSYGQDTKTSLAKLLKRMGMIRGVRRIRLGSVEPIQITDEFKEILDEPWLERHLHIALQHTSPQMLKIMNRRNVYKQDKELFEFLSDKGYTIGTDFITGHPGESAELWKEAMENVKNLPLTHLHAFTYSKRDGTPSATMKPEVNGKIAKERLHELESLVNQKNYDFRKAFNGELDVLVESFKDGYYHGLDQHFNKIVIDSDEDLLGNWITVSDYQVKEEFNFARV; this is encoded by the coding sequence ATGAAAAAAGTTTATTTTAAAACATTTGGATGTAGAACAAACCTTTACGATTCTCAGGTAATGATGAGTGCTTTAAAAGAGTATGAGATTACGGAAAATGAATCTGAAGCAGATATGATCGTAATCAACTCTTGTACCGTTACAAACGGGGCAGATACACATGTGCGCTCATATATCTCTCAAGTGGAAAAAAGCGGCAGCGGTGCCAAACTTTTTTTAACTGGTTGCGGGGCGCACACAAAAGGGGAATCTCTTTTAAAAGAGAACCGTATCCACGGTGTTTTTGGACAGAGTGAGAAACAAAAGATCGATTTTCTACTTAACCAAGAGCAGCCTTTTTATGAGAAGGGTGATCTAAATCATATTGATGATGCCGTAGTTGGTGAATTTGTAGGAAAATCTCGTGCATTTATCAAGATCCAAGAGGGGTGTAACTTTAGATGTTCTTACTGTATCATCCCTTACGTTCGCGGTGATGCAAGAAGCATGGATGAAGAGCGTATTATTGAACAGGTTTCAAAACTGGCACTCAACGGTTTTGGAGAGTTTATCTTAACGGGGACAAACCTTGGCTCATACGGACAAGATACAAAAACATCTTTGGCAAAACTGCTAAAGCGTATGGGAATGATCAGAGGTGTAAGACGCATCCGTTTAGGAAGTGTGGAACCAATTCAAATCACAGATGAGTTTAAAGAGATTTTGGATGAACCTTGGTTAGAGAGACACTTGCATATCGCTCTGCAACACACGTCACCTCAAATGCTGAAAATTATGAACAGACGTAATGTATATAAACAAGACAAAGAACTTTTTGAGTTCTTAAGTGATAAAGGGTATACAATAGGGACTGACTTTATTACAGGGCATCCAGGAGAAAGCGCTGAGCTATGGAAAGAGGCGATGGAGAATGTAAAAAATCTTCCTTTAACTCACCTGCATGCGTTTACATACTCTAAACGTGACGGTACACCTTCAGCTACAATGAAACCGGAGGTAAACGGTAAAATTGCCAAAGAGAGACTTCATGAGTTGGAGAGCTTGGTAAATCAAAAAAATTACGATTTTAGAAAAGCTTTTAACGGCGAGCTTGACGTTCTTGTAGAGTCTTTTAAAGATGGATATTATCACGGGCTTGATCAACACTTCAATAAAATTGTGATAGACTCAGATGAAGATCTGCTTGGTAACTGGATCACTGTGAGCGATTATCAAGTAAAAGAGGAGTTTAATTTTGCTAGAGTCTAA
- a CDS encoding AAA family ATPase, which produces MLESKKNRIALFVSAFFIIALVLFAILRDNADSITLSQATQLLQDRDVTKVVATEEYVYLKTDSGYFKIASSQVTPQMFTDYRVEVGSESNILIYILFLVLFLGLGTMGLRFLQKRDGFQISKEGISRNTSSKPEISAPIEAIKSDVSFDDIGGISDVKIELEEIIDFMRNPKRYKSFGARLPRGVLLVGPPGVGKTMIAKAVANAAGVPFYYQSGASFVQIYVGMGAKRVHELFAAAKKNAPSIIFIDEIDAVGKKRDGQRNDEREATLNQLLTEMDGFEASSSVIVIAATNNIGVLDPALLRAGRFDRRVFVELPTKRERASILEKYLSKVPHSVDTLQVADMTVGFNGAALAALVNEAALLALRQNEFQVNIEHFYQVKDKVMFGKKKLQMLNDKQKSYLVTYQAGKALIATYFDLPFEKLMLSNEKLLPVSNEAFLQQDLEAQVKMHLAGVVTCDLKYQQHASSAKQDLDEAKELVRKMCDEYGMSTSILGDANEQQNVLDRLYGECKTLLESNSDLIEQIESVLYERESITKNEIKKLFR; this is translated from the coding sequence TTGCTAGAGTCTAAAAAAAATCGTATAGCACTTTTTGTTTCAGCATTTTTTATTATTGCCTTGGTTCTTTTTGCAATCCTTCGTGATAATGCTGATAGTATCACACTCTCACAAGCTACACAACTTTTACAGGATAGAGATGTAACAAAAGTTGTAGCGACAGAGGAGTATGTGTACCTAAAAACAGATAGTGGATACTTTAAAATAGCCTCTTCGCAAGTTACCCCTCAAATGTTTACAGATTATAGAGTGGAAGTGGGAAGCGAATCAAACATACTGATCTACATTCTCTTCTTAGTTCTGTTTTTAGGTCTGGGAACTATGGGATTAAGATTTTTACAAAAAAGGGATGGATTTCAGATCTCCAAAGAGGGGATAAGTCGTAACACATCTAGCAAACCTGAGATCTCTGCACCGATAGAAGCGATAAAATCGGATGTAAGTTTTGATGATATCGGCGGAATCAGCGATGTAAAGATTGAACTTGAAGAGATCATAGACTTTATGAGAAATCCGAAACGCTATAAAAGTTTCGGTGCACGCCTGCCTCGCGGTGTATTACTTGTAGGACCTCCTGGTGTGGGTAAAACTATGATCGCAAAAGCTGTGGCAAATGCTGCAGGTGTACCGTTTTACTACCAAAGTGGTGCATCGTTTGTACAGATCTATGTGGGAATGGGTGCAAAACGTGTTCATGAACTCTTTGCAGCTGCGAAGAAAAATGCTCCAAGTATCATCTTTATAGACGAGATAGATGCCGTTGGGAAAAAGCGTGACGGACAGAGAAACGATGAAAGGGAAGCGACACTTAACCAGCTTTTAACTGAGATGGACGGTTTTGAAGCTTCAAGCAGTGTAATAGTTATTGCCGCAACAAACAACATCGGTGTACTTGATCCTGCACTTCTTCGTGCCGGACGTTTTGATCGTAGAGTTTTTGTTGAACTCCCAACTAAAAGAGAGCGTGCGTCTATTTTAGAGAAATATCTCTCAAAAGTACCTCACAGTGTAGACACACTGCAAGTTGCAGATATGACTGTAGGTTTTAACGGTGCAGCTTTAGCCGCTTTAGTGAATGAAGCGGCACTTTTAGCACTTCGTCAAAATGAGTTTCAGGTAAATATCGAGCATTTTTATCAGGTAAAAGATAAGGTGATGTTTGGAAAGAAAAAGTTACAGATGCTTAACGATAAACAAAAGTCGTATCTCGTAACATATCAAGCAGGAAAAGCATTAATAGCGACATATTTTGATCTTCCGTTTGAGAAGTTAATGCTTTCAAATGAAAAGCTTTTACCTGTTAGCAATGAAGCTTTTTTACAACAAGATCTTGAAGCGCAGGTGAAGATGCATTTAGCAGGTGTAGTAACATGTGATCTAAAATATCAACAACATGCAAGCAGTGCAAAGCAAGACCTTGATGAAGCAAAAGAGCTTGTAAGAAAGATGTGTGATGAGTACGGTATGAGTACATCTATCCTTGGTGATGCAAACGAGCAGCAAAATGTTTTAGACAGACTTTATGGAGAGTGTAAAACACTTTTAGAATCAAACAGTGACTTGATCGAGCAGATAGAGAGTGTTTTATATGAGAGAGAAAGCATCACTAAAAATGAGATCAAAAAGTTATTTCGTTAG
- the bioV gene encoding pimelyl-ACP methyl ester esterase BioV has product MKFFSGFSLQNEQYLFSPFIKKSEVCVCGFSYGAIKAFEYTQKCLKESKRVDTLQLFSPAFFQTKDEKFKRLQLMSYKKNKELYLENFISSCFAPYEKKIVELNDYDTIDDLQKLLEYEWDLEELQKIVDAGVVIEVYLGFEDKIIDAEGAYQFFRQVANVTSFKKANHFLQLC; this is encoded by the coding sequence ATGAAGTTTTTTAGTGGTTTTTCGCTGCAAAATGAGCAGTATCTTTTTTCACCTTTTATCAAAAAGAGTGAAGTTTGTGTATGTGGTTTTAGTTACGGTGCTATAAAAGCGTTTGAGTATACTCAAAAGTGTTTAAAAGAGAGCAAAAGAGTAGATACTCTACAACTTTTCTCACCCGCTTTTTTTCAAACAAAAGATGAGAAGTTCAAGCGTTTACAGCTAATGTCATACAAAAAAAACAAAGAGTTATATTTAGAGAATTTTATAAGCTCTTGTTTTGCTCCTTATGAGAAAAAAATAGTTGAGCTAAATGACTATGACACGATCGATGATCTTCAAAAGTTACTTGAGTATGAATGGGATTTAGAAGAGTTACAAAAGATTGTAGATGCAGGCGTTGTAATTGAAGTCTATTTAGGATTTGAAGATAAGATCATAGATGCAGAGGGTGCTTACCAGTTTTTTAGACAAGTTGCGAATGTGACTTCATTTAAAAAAGCAAATCATTTTTTACAGCTGTGTTAA